Part of the Bacteroidales bacterium genome, GAATGGCCTTTTGTGTTTTTTTTCCAAGCTTTTTATAAAGTCCCATTGTTTTCCTGGTTTCTTCCGAAACCAATGATTTGCCTAAGGCCGTTCTATCCCTGGTGCCTATAATGAGCAGTGTTTCGGGTTTTAATTCATCAAACTCATGTACAACAGGTTGTGTAAATATCATATCGTATGCCAATGCCGAATTCCAGGCAATGGTTTCGTAATCTGAATTCAGAATCCAACCTGCCAGCAGATTCACCCATTCGTTATAGGAATCTTTCCAGTTGTTGTCGTAATAATTTTTAAGTTGATAATTTTTGATATCTTCATAGCTCTTTTCCAGCTCCGATTCATACCACCATTCAACTGGTTTATAGGGTACTTTTAACTTATAATCTTCTAAGCCAATTGGGTTTTCTAAAATTAGTTTCTCTGTTAATCCGGGAAACATCAATGCAAAGCGCGTGGCCAACATACCTCCCATAGAATGTCCTAAAACGGCTGTTTTTTCTATTTCTAAAGTGTCAAGCAACAGCCTGGTATTTTGAGCCAACTGGTGAAAACTGTATTGAAAATGGTGTGGTTTGGATGACTTTCCAAACCCGATCTGATCTGGTACAATTACTCTAAACCCTTCACGGGTCAAGGCTTTTATAGTAGTTTCCCAATATGCCCCGTTGAAATTTTTGCCATGGAGCAACATGACATTTTTACCATTGTAGTTTTCCGGCTGTACATCCATATATGCCATTGTTAAATGTTGTTTTTGTACATCCAGTTCAATGGTATTTACATTAAACGGGTAGTCGTAATTAGATAATTCAATATCCAGCCACTGTAACTGATTGGTCTGTGCATTAAGACTTTGAAATGCACTTGCGATAATTATTAATAAAAAGATGCTTTTCTTTATCATTTTTCAATATGCATTTATTATTAGCAATTCTGATTGTTACATTAATCAGATATGTTTGATTTTAACAACATTGATTTAAATTTGTTTACTTACTTGATTTTTGATTTAATAAAATGCTTAACGGATAATTTATCACAAATTCTTGAATAAGTAAATACAAATCGGTATAACTATAAAGCGAATCTGATAATCAAATGCTCTTATTATGAACATTTATCGCTGGATGACCATTCCATGGAGAAGCTTATTGCTAATTCTGATCTTATTAACAGGGTTTTCATTTTCCGGGGTTCAATCAACAAAAGCCCAGGATATTGAATACTGGACTTTTGTTGGTGCCAGTACGGAATGGAATAATATGGAGATTTTGTTTCACAATGCCAATTTCTTTTTACCCGGGGCAGGACATTTTCTCAACCATACCCAATTGATGGTAAACTTTCCATCCAAAAATAATTTCAGTCTGGGTGTGGGATACAAACAGGAATATGTGAAATTTCCTGATAGGGTTAGGGCAGAGTATAGACCCATGTTACACGGATATTATAACAACACATGGGGCTCTTTTGATTTTCTGAGCCGCAGTAGATTGGGATTGAGATTTATGGATGGCGATCTGATCAACAGGTACCGTAATAAACTACAGGTTAGCTATAACCAATTTAAGGGTTTTAGCCCTTTTTTATATACGGAACCATTTTTCAACCTGAACAAACCGGGTTATACGGCACAGCGGACCATACTCGGAGCAAGCATCCCGGTTAAGAATATAGATATCACCCTGTTGCTGGGGCATGAGACCAATAAGATAAAACCCGGGACGTGGACGGATAAATTTATGCTGGGAACTTTTCTGAGTTACAATTTTTGACTGTTGTATTTTTTATTGTATATTGGTATCATATTAAACTTTAAAATTATTGTATATGAGTGACGAAAGATTTAGTATTTTCAAACTTTACGAGGCTTCAAAGAAAACGCTTTTACAACCGAAAGCGTATTTTGCATCTATGAAGACTCAGGGTGGGTTAGGAGAACCCATCATTAAAGCATTGATGTATGGTGTGATAGCTGGTATTTTTGTTCTTCTCTGGGACATATTGAATGTAACCGGGGTTTCAACAGGCTTTTTAGGCGGAGCTACAGGTATTGCAGGCTTTTTTGGTGCCATTATTGGCGCTGTAATCGGTGTTTTCATTGTAGGAGTGATCGTGCTTATCATATCTGCCATAAGTAAAGGCAACACTGATTTTGAACCCAATGTGCGGGTTGCTGCTGCAACTATGGTGCTCGTCCCCATCAATGCATTCCTGGGATTTTTTAGTGGCATCAGCTATTCCCTTGGAGCAATCATTGGCCTGGCGGTTAGTCTTTATGGAGTGTACCTGCTTTATATTGCAGTTACAGTAACCTTACAGGGGCAAGCCCAAACGGCCAGAACCATATCTTATGTTCTTGCAGCCCTGTTGATAATATCTCAGATCGTATAAAAGAGAAGGGCTAAAGGCTGTTAAGTTTTCCACTTCTTTGCTGAACTGTTTCTTGATTTTACCGGATTCTTTCCATCTTCTTAATCAGAGCGGCCATTCATTCTTGCATGGTGTGTGCTATGCACGTAAATAAAACCCTGAGGGTGCCTCAGGGTTTTTTGGACTTTCTAACTGGTTTAAGGTTAATCTGCTTCAGTTTTGATTAGCCAACCGTCGCCGTGGTCAGCTCCGAATGATCGTGTTTGTCCAGCCAGGATGTAACCTTCATCTGCAGTCTGCAGAAAATCCAGAATACAATCGTACTTAGAACCACCAAAGAGTCTGCTCCACTGCTTATTTCCACTCTGGTCAATTTCCACAATCCAGCCATCTCTATCAGAAGTATTCTTTCTAGTCCGTCCTCCTAAAATATAGCCACTGCCAATTTGCTCAACAGAATAAAATTCATTCCATTCAGAATTGCCTGCAGCTCTCTTAGATAATCGAACCCTTCTCTCAAATGATCTCATTCCTCTCTTGAATGATCTGGCCCCTCTCTTAGATAATCTTACCGCCCTCTTAGATGATGTCACCGGTCTCTTAGATAATCTCACCCTTCTCTCAGATGATCTCATTCCTTTCTTGGATGATTTTAGCCTTTTCTTGGATAATCTTACCGCCCTCTTGAATTATCTTACCGGTTTCTTAGATAATCTTACACTTCTCTGTAAGCATCCTAGGAAATACATATTGTAATGGTGTCAGAAGGCCTTTATCTTAGCCAAAAATTTTAGGCTATGAATAAAACCAGGCAAAGAAGCAGTCAACAGATGCAAGTATTGATTGACAAGTTCAATCGGAGCAA contains:
- a CDS encoding alpha/beta hydrolase, which codes for MIKKSIFLLIIIASAFQSLNAQTNQLQWLDIELSNYDYPFNVNTIELDVQKQHLTMAYMDVQPENYNGKNVMLLHGKNFNGAYWETTIKALTREGFRVIVPDQIGFGKSSKPHHFQYSFHQLAQNTRLLLDTLEIEKTAVLGHSMGGMLATRFALMFPGLTEKLILENPIGLEDYKLKVPYKPVEWWYESELEKSYEDIKNYQLKNYYDNNWKDSYNEWVNLLAGWILNSDYETIAWNSALAYDMIFTQPVVHEFDELKPETLLIIGTRDRTALGKSLVSEETRKTMGLYKKLGKKTQKAIPNAELVELDDIGHLPHIESFEMFITPLLNFLKE
- a CDS encoding DUF2490 domain-containing protein codes for the protein MNIYRWMTIPWRSLLLILILLTGFSFSGVQSTKAQDIEYWTFVGASTEWNNMEILFHNANFFLPGAGHFLNHTQLMVNFPSKNNFSLGVGYKQEYVKFPDRVRAEYRPMLHGYYNNTWGSFDFLSRSRLGLRFMDGDLINRYRNKLQVSYNQFKGFSPFLYTEPFFNLNKPGYTAQRTILGASIPVKNIDITLLLGHETNKIKPGTWTDKFMLGTFLSYNF
- a CDS encoding YIP1 family protein — encoded protein: MSDERFSIFKLYEASKKTLLQPKAYFASMKTQGGLGEPIIKALMYGVIAGIFVLLWDILNVTGVSTGFLGGATGIAGFFGAIIGAVIGVFIVGVIVLIISAISKGNTDFEPNVRVAAATMVLVPINAFLGFFSGISYSLGAIIGLAVSLYGVYLLYIAVTVTLQGQAQTARTISYVLAALLIISQIV